The sequence CGGGCCACGCCGACTTCGGCGCGGAAGTGGAGCGCGTGATGAAAATGGTGGACGGCGTGCTGCTCGTGGTGGACGCCTCCGGCGGCCCGCAGGCCCAAACCCGCTTCGTGCTCCGCAAGGCGATGCAGGAAGGCCTCAAGCCGATCGTCGTCGTCAACAAGATCGACCGCCCGCTGGCTACCCCGCTCAAGGTGCACGACCAGGTGCTCGAACTCTTCCTCGACCTCGATGCCGATGAAGAGCAGTTCAATGCTCCCTTCTGTTACGGCTCCGCCCGCGACGGCTACTTCATGGATCATCCGGATGACGAGCGGAAGGATTGCATCCCGCTTCTCAAGAAGATCGTTGAGCACATCCCGGCCCCGAAGGCGGACCCGGAAGCTCCGTTCCTCATGCTCGTTTCCAACATCGAGTGGGACGACTACGTCGGCCGTGTCGCCATCGGCAAGGTCCTCGGCGGCAGCGTCACCAAGGGTGACACCGTCTGGCTGCTCCGCCAGGACGGCACCAAGGTCCAGTCGAAGGTCATGAAGACCTTCACCTACTCCGGCCTCGCCACCACCGACTCCGAAGGCTGCGGTGCGGGCGGCATCGTCGGTGTCGCCGCCGGCATCGAGAACATCGAGATCGGTGAAACCATCGCCGGCAGCGCGGACATCGAGCCCCTGCCGTTCGTCGCCATCGACCCGCCGACCGTGTCGATGCAGTTCTCCATCAACGACGGCCCGCTCGCCGGCAAGGAAGGCAAGCACGTGACCTCCCGCGCCATCCGCGACCGCCTCATGCGCGAGCTGAAGACGAACATCTCCATCACCGTGGAAGACACGGACGTCTCCGGCGTCTTCAACGTCTCCGCCCGTGGCTCGATGCAGATCGCCGTCCTCGTCGAGCAGATGCGCCGCGAGGGCTTCGAGGTGCTCGTCTCCCGCCCGGTGGTGATCTTCCGCCGCGATGACGCCGGCAAGCTCCTCGAGCCGTTCGAAACCCTCTACGTGGAAGCCCCGGGCGACTACACCCAGGGCATCCTGAAGATCCTCATGAACCGCAAGGGCATGATGGAGCACATGGACACCGAGGCCTCCGGCCGCGTGTTCATCCAGGCCACCATCCCGACCCGCGGTCTGATCGGCTTCGAAACCGAACTGGTGAACCTGACCTCCGGTCACGGCATCATGTCCCACCTCTTCAAGGAATACGCGCCGCACGCCGGTGATATCCAGAACCGCACGACCGGCACGCTGGTCTCGATGGACTCCGGTGCCGCGACCCCCTACTCCCTGCAGATGCTTGAAGAGCGCGGCGTCCTCTTCGTCGCCCCCGGCGATGCGGTCTACGGCGGCATGCTCGTGGGTGAAAACCCGCGCGTCGGCGACCTTCCCGTGAACCCGGTGAAGGAAAAGCACCTCGACAACATGCGCTCCTCCGGCAAGGACAAGACCTCCAAGCTGACCCCGGCCGTCCGCTTCTCGCTTGAGCGCGCGATCGAATACATCGACTCCGACGAGCTGGTGGAAGCCACCCCGCAGAACATCCGCCTGCGCAAGCGCATCCTCGACGCCAACGCCCGCAAGCGCGCTGCCAAGGGCCCGGGCTACGAGGACCGCTCGAACCGCGGCTGATCGTCGTCGCACGACCACTTCATCCTAAAGGCGGACCGGCAACGGTCCGCCTTTTTTGTAGCACAAGCATTCCTGCTTGTGAGTGTGGCCGCTCCGCCAAGGAGAAGATCCGCAAAGCATCCGTGCAGATCATTTGGAAGTCTTCATCGCGATCCGCTGCTCCCGCTCACAAGCAGCAAGGAATGCTTGTGCTACTTATCCTGCCAATACACGCGCGGGGCCACTCCACCCCAAAAGATCGGATCGAATAGATCCCTTCCTCCCGGCGCGATGCATCCGCCATCCGCGCCGAGACGATAGAGCACCACGCTGCCGTCCGCCCTCACCACCACCGCCTTTCCATCCCACACGGTGGGATCAAACCGATGCGTGCCGGGAATGAGAGGAGCCACGGCAAGCGGCCGCTTTTCATTACCGTCGAAGGAAGCCCCATCGACGTAGGCGAAACCGCACTCACCCCGCTTCAGCGCCTCCGCCTCGGTGGACATGTTTCCATCCGGCTTGCTCATCCCTTTGCCTTCGGCCTGGAAGATCCATTCGGAGTCGATCAAGCCCGCGGCGATGAGCTGGCGGAACACGTCGTTGGACGTATCGGTTTTGAGCTCCCAAGCGCTGTCGGCCCGCGCTTTCACCATCGCCGCTGTCGAGGCATCCGGATAGCGACCGTAGGTCTTCTTGAACTCTTCCAGCGCGAGCCAGATCTGGCGACCTCGCGACAGGGACTCTTCGCAATCCCAGGCCCGCGCGCGTCTCATGCGCTCAGGTATGGACACCAGGATAAGGATCACGAATGGCAACAACATCAACAACGAGCATCTGGCTGGATACCGTTGGTTCCGCCGCACCTCCTGCGGCGTGAAGCTGGATGGAGAAATCGTCAGCATGGCTCGGTCACGCGTTCCTGAAGGCATCCATCGGCGATCTCTTTCTCAACTGCCACCTCCCCCTGACAATGGCTACCACCAGAGCCATCACCACGATTCCGACCGCTCCTCCCACCCACCAATTCGCTGGAGTGTAGGGGGCCAAAGGTCGCGCTGGCAGATCCGCCCATTTCACATCCGGGGACAAACCTTTCCAATATGGCTGCGAGGGATCGAAGATGTCTTTCCCA comes from Luteolibacter sp. LG18 and encodes:
- the typA gene encoding translational GTPase TypA, producing MSLKIRNLAIIAHVDHGKTTLVDQLLQAGGTYRENQATQVRAMDSMDLEREKGITIKAKNTSIHWEGYTINIVDTPGHADFGAEVERVMKMVDGVLLVVDASGGPQAQTRFVLRKAMQEGLKPIVVVNKIDRPLATPLKVHDQVLELFLDLDADEEQFNAPFCYGSARDGYFMDHPDDERKDCIPLLKKIVEHIPAPKADPEAPFLMLVSNIEWDDYVGRVAIGKVLGGSVTKGDTVWLLRQDGTKVQSKVMKTFTYSGLATTDSEGCGAGGIVGVAAGIENIEIGETIAGSADIEPLPFVAIDPPTVSMQFSINDGPLAGKEGKHVTSRAIRDRLMRELKTNISITVEDTDVSGVFNVSARGSMQIAVLVEQMRREGFEVLVSRPVVIFRRDDAGKLLEPFETLYVEAPGDYTQGILKILMNRKGMMEHMDTEASGRVFIQATIPTRGLIGFETELVNLTSGHGIMSHLFKEYAPHAGDIQNRTTGTLVSMDSGAATPYSLQMLEERGVLFVAPGDAVYGGMLVGENPRVGDLPVNPVKEKHLDNMRSSGKDKTSKLTPAVRFSLERAIEYIDSDELVEATPQNIRLRKRILDANARKRAAKGPGYEDRSNRG